A region of Papilio machaon chromosome 22, ilPapMach1.1, whole genome shotgun sequence DNA encodes the following proteins:
- the LOC106720800 gene encoding myosin light chain kinase, smooth muscle, protein MIHVDETDPVGEIEPPFPCRDVSIKRGTDVNDFFEMLSEIGRGKFGTVYLCREKSTGLELAAKLVSVSRRDERRNVEREVDVMRRLRHPRLIQLYDAYDWGKYMCVVLELITGGELFERVIDEDFVLTERACTVFMRQICEGIEFVHRQNILHLDMKPENILCLTKSGNRIKIIDFGLARFYDPEKKLQVLFGTPEFVAPEVVNFDQIGYGTDMWSIGVICYVLLSGLSPFMGETDIETMANVTVAKYDFDDEAFNEISDDAKDFIQKLLVKDKESRPSATECLRHRWLLKRSQVKKDKPRPQTSPKHELDVAKDNLRLFVERWSEHPNSPYVFDNQAHEIICLVNGNCERSSIGGCSPSPRSSLSSSPDIIFDEDDLEPPPLRDPTPLAQRYNPVERRASDSSCFLHKKHDVLVRKNLAEEIKKLSDHLFMLSTMSTDLVNNNSFKEFDKNATEIKTASKEEKKLTNGFKTESKPSIKTITNGDANKTERKVFTSKSSNKINSTFLTEREQEKPMTSKMPWAKATRSKRLTNLSRDVPDQPIDRRSTFFEEFDKRREIIGKLVNGSSNGRQLPYRRGDENNAHRTKDRLLHLLEKWADTEVEGERTAGGTSNCGRHQSISLEWSSSNQLAQNSMSSLHAFFQRQTSDEKKQRKK, encoded by the exons ATGATCCACGTGGACGAGACAGATCCAGTAGGCG AGATAGAGCCGCCATTCCCCTGTCGCGATGTCTCCATCAAACGTGGCACGGATGTCAATGACTTTTTCGAAATGCTGTCGGAGATTGGTCG TGGCAAATTCGGCACAGTATACTTATGCCGTGAGAAGAGCACCGGTTTGGAGTTAGCTGCGAAACTGGTGTCTGTCAGCAGAAGAGACGAGCGGCGGAATGTTGAACGTGAGGTGGACGTTATGCGTCGGCTGCGTCACCCGCGCCTCATACAGCTATACGACGCCTACGACTGGGGCAAGTACATGTGCGTCGTACTTGAACT GATAACCGGCGGGGAGCTTTTTGAGCGTGTGATCGACGAGGACTTTGTGCTAACGGAGCGCGCCTGCACAGTCTTCATGCGGCAAATCTGCGAAGGCATTGAATTCGTACACAGACAGAATATATTGCATCTTGATATGAAG ccAGAAAACATCTTGTGTCTGACAAAGTCTGGGAACAGAATAAAAATCATCGACTTCGGATTAGCAAGGTTCTACGACCCTGAGAAGAAGCTGCAAGTGTTGTTTGGTACGCCAGAGTTTGTGGCCCCAGAAGTGGTGAACTTTGATCAAATCGGTTACGGCACTGATATGTGGTCGATTGGCGTTATTTGTTACGTGCT attATCGGGCTTGTCACCTTTTATGGGCGAGACGGATATAGAAACAATGGCGAACGTTACCGTTGCAAAGTACGATTTCGACGACGAAGCTTTCAACGAAATATCTGATGACGCTAAGGACTTCATACAGAAACTGCTCGTCAAGGACAAAGA GTCGCGGCCGAGTGCCACCGAGTGCTTGCGTCACCGTTGGCTCCTCAAACGCTCGCAAGTGAAGAAAGACAAACCCAGACCGCAAACTTCGCCAAAGCACGAACTAGACGTCGCTAAAGACAACCTACGTCTCTTCGTGGAGAGATGGAGTGAACATCCGAACTCACCCTACGTCTTCGATAACCAGGCGCATGAAATCATCTGCCTCGTCAATGGAAATTGCGAGAGATCATCCATCGGAGGCTGCTCACCATCCCCTAGAAGTTCCCTCAGCAGTTCCCCTGATATAATTTTCGATGAAGACGATCTTGAACCCCCGCCTTTAAGGGATCCAACGCCCCTTGCACAAAGATATAACCCAGTCGAAAGACGAGCATCGGACAGCAGTTGCTTTTTGCACAAAAAACACGACGTGTTAGTCAGAAAGAATTTAGCcgaagaaataaagaaattatccGACCATTTGTTCATGTTGTCAACTATGAGCACGGACCTTGTCAATAATAATAGCTTTAAAGAGTTTGATAAAAATGCAACAGAAATAAAGACAGCATCTAAGGAAGAAAAGAAATTGACGAACGGATTTAAAACAGAATCGAAACCGTCcataaaaactattacaaaTGGAGATGCTAATAAAACAGAAAGAAAAGTTTTCACATCAAAATCCAGTAATAAGATCAATTCCACTTTCTTGACGGAGAGAGAACAAGAAAAACCGATGACTAGCAAAATGCCCTGGGCGAAAGCGACTAGGTCAAAAAGATTGACGAATTTGAGTAGAGATGTTCCTGACCAACCTATAGACCGCCGAAGCACATTCTTTGAGGAATTCGACAAAAGACGAGAGATAATTGGAAAATTAGTAAATGGCTCCAGCAATGGAAGGCAGTTACCATACAGACGAGGAGATGAGAATAATGCTCATAGGACAAAAGATCGTCTATTGCATCTTCTAGAAAAATGGGCGGACACAGAAGTAGAAGGGGAGAGAACAGCGGGGGGTACATCGAATTGTGGAAGACATCAGTCGATATCCCTCGAGTGGTCGTCCTCGAATCAACTAGCCCAGAACTCTATGTCCAGTCTTCACgctttttttcaaagacaaacATCAGACGAAAAGAAGCAACGGAAGAAATGA